The Pelorhabdus rhamnosifermentans genome includes a region encoding these proteins:
- a CDS encoding LysR family transcriptional regulator, translating into MKNSSINFEHYKVFYHVATNLSFSKAAQHLYLSQSAISQSIRLLEEQLAVALFIRTTKQVHLTQAGQILFHHIEQAYHLIEIGERNLADLNGLKQGELRLGASDTLCRYYLLSFLTKYKHLYPHIKITLINRPSPVCVDLLKKGGIDIALITTAEFFSEHTLLCRPLMAISDILIAGSNYADLQNRPLFLENLQQYPLILLEQKSTTRRYIDDFFTARKVPLNPVMELGSLDLCIDLVKENMGLTFAIKEFVRPNLTSHQLFEVPLAECLPKRHLGLVTHAKIPLPMAAQKFYQLLEKSDM; encoded by the coding sequence TTGAAAAACTCATCTATCAATTTTGAGCACTATAAAGTATTCTATCACGTAGCAACAAATCTCAGTTTTTCCAAAGCAGCCCAGCATCTCTATCTCTCACAATCTGCTATCAGTCAAAGCATCCGTTTATTAGAAGAACAGCTAGCTGTTGCCTTATTTATTCGTACGACAAAACAAGTCCACCTCACCCAGGCCGGACAGATTTTATTTCACCACATTGAACAAGCCTATCACCTCATTGAAATAGGAGAACGTAACCTAGCAGATCTCAATGGCCTCAAACAGGGTGAACTACGTCTCGGTGCCAGTGATACGCTCTGTCGCTATTATCTACTATCTTTTCTCACAAAATACAAACACCTTTACCCTCACATTAAAATTACCTTAATCAATCGCCCCTCACCGGTCTGTGTAGACCTGTTAAAAAAAGGAGGCATAGATATTGCTCTCATCACAACAGCAGAATTTTTTTCTGAACACACTCTTTTGTGTCGGCCCCTGATGGCCATTTCTGACATACTTATTGCCGGATCGAATTATGCCGATTTACAAAATCGGCCACTTTTCCTGGAAAATTTACAACAATATCCGCTCATATTATTGGAACAGAAATCGACAACCCGTCGCTATATTGATGATTTTTTTACTGCCCGCAAGGTGCCACTGAATCCTGTCATGGAATTAGGCAGTCTCGACCTCTGTATTGATCTTGTCAAAGAAAATATGGGGCTTACTTTTGCTATTAAAGAATTTGTCCGTCCAAACCTTACATCGCATCAACTCTTTGAAGTGCCACTCGCAGAATGTCTTCCAAAACGTCATTTAGGACTTGTGACGCATGCCAAAATTCCCCTTCCCATGGCAGCACAAAAGTTTTACCAACTCCTTGAAAAAAGCGATATGTAA